The Theobroma cacao cultivar B97-61/B2 chromosome 1, Criollo_cocoa_genome_V2, whole genome shotgun sequence genome contains the following window.
tataaatcataaataTACAGTACATCCCATAAGCAAAGAAGCATCTAAGTAACATCAAGATGTGCTGGCCATGGACTCAATTAGGAGCTGATAACCTTCTGGCACTGCTGTCTGTGAGTCAACACACTCTGCCAGTGCAGGAACGTCAGAACCAAGGCCATGAGACTGGGCCAGAAACAGCAGCAAGTGAAAATCAGAAATCCTCTTCACAAATGGAAGACTCTTCGTCCTATCTAGATGACTCTTCAGTGCCGTCATTGCCGCATGGGTGTTCCGATTCTCAATGGGGAAGGTTGTGGAAAGAGGTCCCTGCATTAAAGTAAGAGTTATGAGTTCCAAAGTAAGTTCTAAAGTAGAAGCGAGGAAGATGAATCTGCAgacaatcaaaattatatgtCCATAACTAAAAATCCACTAATAATGAAGAACACAATGATGAACACTTCAAAACTTTATACTTATAGGGcagcaagaaaagaaagataatgGTTGGTGTTTGTTGGCTACAAAGAGACAAGCTTTGTGATCTTTTCTTGGGAAGCTGGAGGGGGTATCTCAGAGAGGTTATAAACCAGGGCTGTAACTGTCAGGCAAGGCTTCTTGACAGCATGTGGTGTGAAGATTGTGCATTTAAAATGCATGCAACCTAGAATTCATGGTTGTTTATCAAGCATTGAATCCAGCATCAACTCCATGCAATGCCACCAAGAAGGCCATACAATTCGTAAAGTTATCATGAACCGAGTAATCAAAGGGTATCAGACCATGTTGAGATTTCATCCAACAAATGCATTGCTTCTAGGAGTTGAATCAATTGGATGTAGACTCTAGAATTATAGAGGCTATCTATAGCAGATATCAGAAAAGAAACTACAAGATGGACTGGTTATCATGAACCAAGTAATCAATGGGTACCACCATGTTGAGATTTCATCCAACAAATGCATTGCTTCTAGGAGTTGAATTAATTGGATATTGACCCTAGAATTATAGACCCTGTTTTTGGCATCATCCCCTTAATTCTTCCCAGGTTTCACAAAAGCATCCTCTTAAGCTATAATCATTACATACAAATCTCAATCTACCTTCAGGATATGgtaagaaattcaaaaaatgaaagaaagataCAATAAACAACTCCATTGCGCACTGAAACTTCTCCCTTCAATCAGGAAGATGAGTGCACCTTTGCAACTCCCCCCTTCCATTCTAGGATACTTAATAACCACCTTTCTTGCTAAAAGTGTTTACTTAAGTGTCGCTTTTCATTAGCTTTATATGCTGCTTTCTTGTTCACACAAACTATGTATGCCAGGAATGCTACCAGTTGATAACATTTTGAATGCCCCCTCTCCCCCTATCCACATTCCTTTTTACTCGAGTTAAACTATTAATATCCAGCATTCTTTGCACTAGCTGTATCATCAGCACCCCCTCAGTAAAAACCAATTGAAAGCATCATTGACAAGATACAACTAAGCAAGCAATTCAACATTGTAAAATTATAGTGAGCAATGGTCTAAACTAACACCATGAATTATGCAAACCTCACAATTGAGGTTAATACGTCAATTAGAAACAACAACCGAATAATGGACACAAAACGATTCCACATCATGAACTGATTAAATCAGATAATGGATAAAAAAAGTACGCACCTGATGGTCGAAAATCTTAACAACCACCAAGAAGAAATCATTATCAACCTCCTTAACATCCTTCCCACCAACAACAACATCTTTCTTCATCTTCGAAAGTTTGGGATCATCATTCTCTCCAAACTCCGTAACAAACCACCCTTCCTTCAATAACTTAACACACATATCACTCATTTGAAAAGCCTCAAAATGCACATCCGCACCCCCATCTTCACTGGCTTCCAGCTTCACCACAACCGTTACCCACTCCTTCAGCCCACTCTCCGCATGAAGCTCCGCAGCCTGTAGGACCTCcttgtttgaaaaattatagtcCTTTTTGTCTTGCATTATCGTCTGCGTAAAGATAAACCCTACTCTCTTCCTCCCTAACCCTGCAGCGATGGCATCAACCAATTTCTCTTCTTCAGGATCCCTTAAAAGGATCAAATCGTCTTCCATTCCCTGCTGAGGTGGCTCGTAAATAAAATCAACTTCCACTCTACCTTCTTCCGTGACGTTGCCGTACATGAAGCCGCCGCGTTTGGAAGCGAACGCCAGCGTTTCGTTGACGTATCGTTGGAAAGCGTTAGCAGAATCGCGATCGAAGGAAACAGAGTCGCAGTGAGGGGATTCCTGGCGGGTGATCCTGGTTTGTTTTGCGATGAGGTCGTCCATGGTCATTTTACGGCCGAATGAGCCGGCGGGAGAAACGGCGGGGCCGCCACGGACGGTGCGTTCACCGTGATAGTAGAGAAACATAATGGAGCCGTGGGAGAGGTTTAGGGCAGAGAGTGGGGTGGAAGGGTCGGCCATGTCGGTGAAACGGAGGAGGTCGACGGGGGTTTTAGCTAAAAGAAGATTTTGATCGGTGGAAAGAGTTTGGTTCTGGATGGGGATTTGGAGTTGGGATTCAATTAGGGTTTTTAATTGGGAGATCGATATGTGAGGGCCGTCGACTTGGATCCGTTCGAGGCCGTCTCGGCTGCGTATTCTGAGCAGCATCTTGACACCGAGACGGTGGCGTTTGGATGGGTATAGAAGAGTTAATTGAGTTTTAGCTGAGACGGTGAGGAAAGATGGAATTCGTGGTATTCTTATAAGGGAGAAAGTAAGTGTTGGAGAGAACAAGTGCTTGGAGTGAAATAGTTTGGATTCTGATGAGTTGACAGCTCTTGTTTGGTGGATCGCTTGCTTTGGAAGAAGCCGAATAGGACACGAAAGATACAAAAGAGATTGCCTTTTACCTCAAAACGTCATCGTTGCGAACTCGTAAAGTCCAGAAGCTAAATCTATGCGGTTTGCTATTGCGAAATGTAGCGTGCGAAGGATCGGGGAAAAAAAAGTGCTTTTCCAGACTTgttgtaattgaattttttgaatatttgatatttttatgaaaaaattgttGTGGAAGTTAAaatgttagaaaaataaaaaaaattatatttttaattgttacaatgtataaaaaataaattatcatgaaatttaatttaagaaatataataaacaaattttagaaaaatgcATTACTTTAaactataaattaatatttttttaaatgcactaactttttttattcaaaatatttaaatagttAAAGGGATAATTGTATGatttagaaaatataaattggtattttgatcatttaatACTCAAAAGTGCTTTTGACAATGGCAAAGTATTattgttaatttaaaataaatggcagacattaatttgaaaattaaatggaccaaaaattttttttaacattgcAAATGCAATGTCACAAGAGTCCTTATTTTACAACTAGTCAAGTTGGCAGATACGTACAGCAATTACTGTCTAGTTTTACGGTGTTGTTacgaagaaaaaaaaatcaagttaaGAAAAACACATTTGAAATATGTTATGAGAAATTATTGtgaaaagttataattttgagatttatgagtgtttaatattattgtgAATATTTACACTCGAGTATTTGACTCATTAATTGATatattaactttttatttaaaaagtaaagttcaaattttgtttaattaaaaaacattactgtgaaaattaaaatgtttaaaaaatgacATGATATTGAAGAATTATCAAATGCAGTATCACAGGGAATAATAATGTTGTGCTCATAATCAGGTGAGACTGAAACGCCTTGACATCATGCTTGGttacaacacaagcaagcCAATTTTGCACATTATCTAACTGAGATGcacaattttaaattatcaaaCTGAGGATCATGCTTTGTCTCTTTTTCATGAAATGATCATAAATGGCCATACTTGGGAGTTAGGATGCTTATAATTCCagtaaacaaaaacaaaaagtttatACATGGTGAAAGTAGAGCCTAGAAGAGGAAATAATTCCCAGACTGGAACTGTAGTTTGGATTAGTTGTGTCCAGTGCCATATTCCTCACTTGACCCTTTACAAATGATTTGGTCATTACCTCATCCTAAAATTAGTGCCACTTTGTTTACCAGAATAACCAGACATGATTTTAAGTAATTCTAAATGGTCACTGTCTAGTCAAGAAGAGATGTCTCTTGTTGTTTTCACCTTTGATAGTCATTTTAATCATACATAAGTTCCCATGCCAATTACTAACACAAGTTCTTTCTAATGAAATCATAGTATGTCAAGGACTTAAACAAGTAAAATTCAACAGAAGATGTCTCCAATGCGACCCATAGCCTGTGAATCAGAAGATATAATGTTGATTGTCCCCATGTCATGCAATATGTCTTCTGCAGCAATTGTTTCAGCCCTAATCCTTGATTCAGCAAAAGCTACATCTTCCAGAATATCCTTGTCAAGGTGATGGCAAACCATCTGCTAAGGTAGGAATGCATGAGAACTGGTGAGGAAAAATCCTGTAGATATAATACTTTTATCTTCTCATACCAGTATGTCAAGATGTTCATCTATAGTATTGGAAGTATAAGGGCGTGTTGGATTTGTTGATGAGGGGAGGACATTTTTAACGCTGCATACTTTGATGATATCTGGAGCATGACCACCACCAGCACCTTCACTGCTCAAAATTATATCAATCATGAAAATCAAGGAGCTAAACCTGATCGGttaaccaaaaaaattaagagacaACAGAAATCTATCGTGATCTGAAACAAGAGAAAGATATTCATGCTCAATGAACTCATAAAAGTAACAACTCTGGACTTCTTAAGGCCCCTTTCACAAGGCATCCCAAAGAGCCCTAGTGAAATTAGTAATTCAGAGTTATCTCTTTATATGTCTGATTTCTACTAATTAGTCaagttattaattaaaactcaaagaaaaattggaagaaaaaaaaagcaaaagtaAGCCCATGCTtcatttctagttgaaaaaggttttTTGGGGAGTTTATTTTGGGGTGGGGGTGGCAGACATGCAGTTTATACCTGTCATAAGTATGAATAGTTCTTTCTTTAAATGCAGCAATTGTATGTTCCACAAATCCAGATTCATTCAAGGTGTCGGTATGTATATTAACCTGCAAAAATCAATAGATATACTGGAGGCTGGTAtggttaaaaatataaaattataaaagaatttgTAAAGCTCACAAGAatttctcattctttttctctgaCCTGGACATCCAATTGTTCTGCAACAGTCAAGCAATTGTCTATTGCATCAGGAGTAGTCCCCCAGTCCTCATGCAACTTCAATCCCATAGCTTTAGCCTTGATTATTTCATGTAGTTCATCAGGTTTGGAACCATTCCCCTAAgtggaaaaacaaaattgaggGAAAGTGAGGTACTttcaaaaattagaaattcTAACCATCCAGTGTAAGCTAGACAAGGAAAAAGATAGGTCCATCCTTCAGCTAAAGCATAGATAAACACAAAGATGACAAAAACATTAAGCAAAAAATTTAAGCATACCTTTCCTGTGAAGCCAAAATTTAGAGGCAAGTCATCAGTGGACTGCAGCATCAATTTCATCTGCAATGGTGCTGGTGTAAAAGTAGTTGCACATGTCCCTTCAGCAGGTCCAGTTCCACCTCCTACTAATGTTGTGTAGCCCAAATAAATTTGGAAGTTTCAGGATATAATTACTAAAGATGTATGATTCTATTGTACAAGTTTTCTCAATGTTATGTTCATAAACTTTTTACGTACATGCATTTCCAAATTCACACATACAAGTTTTCTTGATGTTATGTTCATAAACCTTTTACATACATGCATTTCCAAATTCACACGTGTGTCTTATATAATCTCTACATTGTCCTGGAAAATTTATGGTTATGCAGCATATTTTCAACCGTTAAGAGGAAAATTTTGGACTATGTCCTTACCTTAGTATATTAAACGGAAAACACCAATATGCTACCCAAGATTGGTGGAATTGGTGGCAAAAAACCAGAAGAATTTGAATGGTACAAAGAGTGTCTGACAGAAAATAAAACTAACTGGAATGAAATCAGGTATGGCTACCAATGCTTGTAAAGAAAGGATGTTTTTAAGTATTAGCTACAATTAACAATATAAGAATCAACTTCCAATCTAATCAACATGCTACTCCACCTAGCAAGATCTGTTTGAGCAAAGGTAATGGAAAGTCTATGGCAttcacatttatttatttattgggATGGATGAATTATGacattcacatttcacatggTTCCTTTAGAATGCTTTGAAACAAACCAAATCAATCAAATAGATCTAAAGGGTTTCTCGATGTCTCATTTCAAGGAATACAATCTGCTGTCCCTTCTATATTCAAATATGTAAAAGTGTGTATTACCCATACCCTGTGGCTCAAACTGTGAGATATGTGTGTATTCAGTAACTTTAATCAATTCTTGCACAGCTGAGATATGAGtgtataattttcttttaatactATAGTTACTCCTGGAAAATTTATATGGTCTAGTCTTTTCTTTCCAATACTCTCAAACATTGAGAAAAGGATGGTAAGGGACTGTAAGACCATCCAACCAGAGCAAGGTCCTTAAACTGGGGATCTAGAGGTGGTGCTAACCTTCAATGATGCCAACAGAGTTCCATTGGCATATGGAAGCAGAAGACTTCTCCATTGAACTAGCTAATGACAGGGTACAATGAGGGAATACTTGTCaaagaaaaacatatatattccAGAGGTCTAATGCAGAAAGCAACATGGTATATAGAATCTCCAATACACAAAGGTGAGATGGTATAAGCTAATCATTGTGTGCCTTTACTTCTCTCTCTACCTTGAACACACACAAGCATATAAAGTATATGTGTGGTTTGTGTGTGTGCATGTTTCATCAGCATCTTTTACCTAAAGTATACCAGACAGTGTAGCTTACGACTTGATATTGCTTCATGAACCAGCTGAGGGCATATGAAGTGCACATGACAGTCTATACCTGCAGTTACAATCAATCCTTCCCGGCAAGAACCTCAGTGTTAACCTGAGAGTTGAGAAGGTCTAAATATCATCCATTAATACTACAGCCAATTATACCTTGGGTACTGCTTTAACACGAAAGAACTTACACCGATGATCATACTAGGGAAAACACCATCTATGGCATCTGGATTGCCTGCTTTCCCAAGTGCAACAATAAGG
Protein-coding sequences here:
- the LOC18613451 gene encoding NPL4-like protein 1; the encoded protein is MLLRIRSRDGLERIQVDGPHISISQLKTLIESQLQIPIQNQTLSTDQNLLLAKTPVDLLRFTDMADPSTPLSALNLSHGSIMFLYYHGERTVRGGPAVSPAGSFGRKMTMDDLIAKQTRITRQESPHCDSVSFDRDSANAFQRYVNETLAFASKRGGFMYGNVTEEGRVEVDFIYEPPQQGMEDDLILLRDPEEEKLVDAIAAGLGRKRVGFIFTQTIMQDKKDYNFSNKEVLQAAELHAESGLKEWVTVVVKLEASEDGGADVHFEAFQMSDMCVKLLKEGWFVTEFGENDDPKLSKMKKDVVVGGKDVKEVDNDFFLVVVKIFDHQGPLSTTFPIENRNTHAAMTALKSHLDRTKSLPFVKRISDFHLLLFLAQSHGLGSDVPALAECVDSQTAVPEGYQLLIESMASTS